The genome window TTGCCAGTTGTTCGCGTCCGCTATCAATTGCTTCCCGCGCCGCCTGACCGGCCCAATGGGTACTTGATGGATTCCCATAGAGATCGCCCAGAAAGGGCAGCATCTCATCGCGTACTGCTGGATCTACCGGCGTCGTACCATTGTAATCCAGATAAATGTTCATATGCTCCCATCAATAACATTCTGTAATGTTACCGATTCCAGGAATACACCAATCTTTTCATCAAGTTTATCCCAAAGGGGACGGGTCAGACATTTACTGCTCCCCCGCCCGGCGTCGCAGGCCGGTCGTTCTTGAGTGCAGTCATCACAGTCAACCGGTTGCATACACTCCTGCACCACATCCATAATCTTTGCGACCGTGATTTGATCCGGATTTTTGGCAAAGTGGTAACCTCCTCCAGGACCCCGCACACTTTTCACCAGTCCGGCACGACGCAGAT of Pseudomonadota bacterium contains these proteins:
- a CDS encoding Rrf2 family transcriptional regulator; translation: MRQDLSAPGNGGELLKLSTKGRYSVRAMLAMAILADGKKPVSLKQISAHEGISVSYLEQLFVHLRRAGLVKSVRGPGGGYHFAKNPDQITVAKIMDVVQECMQPVDCDDCTQERPACDAGRGSSKCLTRPLWDKLDEKIGVFLESVTLQNVIDGSI